GGGGCAGCGCATCAGCTGCGGGTTACCCATTCTACGGTTTCAAGGCGGTTAGCGGTGATTAATGACCGGTACGGCGCTCCGGTTTTTGAGCGTATTGCTGGTGGCTATCGCCCTACTGAACTTGGGGACCAGTTACTCGCCGCCGCACGCAGAATGGAACAGATAAATTATGCGGCGAACCGTAAGCAGCGCGCACAAGGTGTTGGTGAAGCGGGGCCAATTACTATTTCTATTCCGGGCGTTATGGGGCAGTTTTTTCTGCTTGATGCACTGGATGAGTTTTCCAGAATGTATCCCGAAATCGAGCTAACTATAAATAGCGGATATCACTTCGCTGATTTGGATAAATCTGAAGCTGATGTGGTGGTGCGGGCAACATCAAAACCACCGGAACACTTGGTGGGCCGAAAGTTATTCTCTTTTTATCTGAATTATTATTGCAGGGTCGATTATCTGGAAAAAACATCTGCTTCAGATGTGCGGTGGATTGTAAATTCGCGCGATCCTGCACCAGAAGAATGGATTGTGAAAACACCGTTTCCCGAAGCACCTATTGGTTGGCGGCTTGATGATTTTTTGTTGCGTCATCTGGCGGCACTTCAAGGGCGGGGAATATACCGGGGCACCTGTTATATGGCTGATCCAGACCCCAATTTGATGGCGCTCGAAGGAAGTGAACCCTTCCCGTGGCAGGATATATGGGTGTTAACGCATCCTGATTTGAAAAACACACCGCGGGTAAAACTTTTGATGCGTTTTATCTCGAAGGTGCTTACGGAAAAACAGGATCTTCTACAAGGCAGGTATAAAGTGTCGCAGTGACAAGCTGTCATCTCTGTTTTGTATCTAACACTTCATAAACTGTCT
This DNA window, taken from Kordiimonas sp. SCSIO 12603, encodes the following:
- a CDS encoding LysR family transcriptional regulator encodes the protein MENWDDYRFILALSRYGTVRGAAHQLRVTHSTVSRRLAVINDRYGAPVFERIAGGYRPTELGDQLLAAARRMEQINYAANRKQRAQGVGEAGPITISIPGVMGQFFLLDALDEFSRMYPEIELTINSGYHFADLDKSEADVVVRATSKPPEHLVGRKLFSFYLNYYCRVDYLEKTSASDVRWIVNSRDPAPEEWIVKTPFPEAPIGWRLDDFLLRHLAALQGRGIYRGTCYMADPDPNLMALEGSEPFPWQDIWVLTHPDLKNTPRVKLLMRFISKVLTEKQDLLQGRYKVSQ